In the genome of Delphinus delphis chromosome 15, mDelDel1.2, whole genome shotgun sequence, one region contains:
- the SBDS gene encoding ribosome maturation protein SBDS has protein sequence MSIFTPTNQIRLTNVAVVRMKRAGKRFEIACYKNKVVGWRSGVEKDLDEVLQTHSVFVNVSKGQVAKKEDLISAFGTDDQTEICKQILTKGEVQVSDKERHTQLEQMFRDIATIVADKCVNPETKRPYTVILIERAMKDIHYSVKPNKSTKQQALEVIKQLKEKMKIERAHMRLRFILPVNEGKKLKEKLKPLIKVIESEDYGQQLDIVCLIDPGCFREIDELVKKETKGKGSLEVLSLKDVEEGDEKLE, from the exons ATGTCGATCTTCACCCCCACCAACCAGATCCGCCTGACCAATGTGGCCGTAGTACGAATGAAGCGAGCCGGGAAGCGCTTCGAAATCGCCTGCTACAAAAACAAAGTCGTGGGCTGGCGGAGCGGCGT GGAAAAAGACCTTGATGAAGTTCTGCAGACCCACTCAGTGTTTGTAAATGTCTCTAAAGGTCAGGTTGCAAAGAAGGAAGATCTCATCAGTGCGTTTGGAACAGATGACCAGACTGAAATCTGTAAGCAG attttaactaAAGGAGAGGTTCAAGTGTCAGATAAAGAACGGCACACACAGCTGGAGCAGATGTTTAGGGACATTGCAACTATTGTGGCCGACAAATGTGTGAACCCTGAAACAAAGAGACCGTACACCGTTATCCTTATCGAGAGAGCCATGAAGGACATCCACTATTCGGTCAAACCCAACAAGAGTACAAAACAGCAG GCTTTGGAAGTGATAAAGCagttaaaggagaaaatgaagataGAACGTGCTCACATGAGACTTCGGTTCATTCTTCCAGTGAATGAAGGGAAGAAGCTGAAAGAAAAACTCAAGCCACTCATCAAGGTTATAGAAAGTGAAGACTATGGTCAACAGTTAGATATT GTGTGTCTCATCGACCCTGGCTGCTTCCGAGAAATCGATGAGCTCgtaaaaaaggagacaaaaggcaAAGGCTCTTTGGAAGTACTCAGTTTGAAAGACGTGGAAGAAGGAGATGAGAAATTGGAGTGA